The sequence below is a genomic window from Lolium perenne isolate Kyuss_39 chromosome 4, Kyuss_2.0, whole genome shotgun sequence.
gcatcaaaccggacaccactgttttggttggtgctctttttatcttgggcgatcgtgtaaaatgtattcccatttatctcgtacccttggaaagtcactacagtcgaagatggtgtctgggccagcaagtacaactgatcttcaatatctttgttattcaggagatgtttttgcaaccaaccgccgaaagtcgacatgtgttcacgtctaatccaatcgttcgaccgcCCGGGttaggagcgtagaaagttcttgtggtcaccgatatacggagccaccaaggtggaactttgtagaactgtgtagtgtgcttgagtcaaagaaatcccgtccctacatatcattgatttccttcctagcgtgccttttccacttagtctcccttcatgccgcgattcaggaacaccaatcggcttaaggtcaggaataaagtcaatacagaattcaatgacctcctctgttccatagcccttggagatgcttccttctggcctagcacggttatgaacatatttctttaagactcccatgaacctctcgaaggggaacatattgtgtagaaacacaggaccgagaatgcaaatctcatcgaccaggtgaacgaggagatgtgtcataatattgaagaaggatggtgggaacaccagctcaaaactaacgagacattggaccacatcattctgcaacctcggtagaatttctggatttattaccttctgagaaattgcattgaggaatgcacatagcttcacaatgggcagtcgaacattttccggtagaagccctctcaatgcaatcggaagcaactgtgtcattatcacgtgacgagtcatgagacttcaggtttggaatgttttcttctccatatttattattccctttatattggaggagaagccagacgggaccttgatactgctcgagacattcaaaaaatatttccttctctcgcttttgtaagagcgtagctggagtaatgacgtccatcaactctctcatgcagtttttggggtctttcctacgttgtcggtcctcctgtgcttctggtgtatcttttgtcttcccgtacacgcccagaaagcctagcaggttcacgcaaagattcttcgtcacgtgcatcacatcgattgaagagcggacctctaagactttccaatagggtagatcccaaaatatagatttcttcttccacatgggcgcgtgtccggcatcgtcattcggaacagaccgtccgccagaccctttccaaatattacatctagatccttgaccataccaaatatatcaacaccatcacgatggagaggattcctccggtgatcagcctcaccgttgtaatgcttgcctttctttcttacgggatgggtaagcctaagaaatcgacgatgcccctgtacacgaccttcttacatttttccaaataatcaccttcgagctcatgtaaacggtgcgtgcatgcattgtatcccttgtttgactgtcctgaaatgttaccaagagcaggccagtcattgatggttacggcagcgctcttaggtcaaattcctccgcttgtgctcgtcccacacacgtacacacctgctagagaccacagctgtagaagttcttcatctaatggcttcaggtacacatgaatgtcgttcccgggttgcttcgggccttgtatgagcactggcatcataatgaacttccgcttcatgcacaaccaaggaggaaggttatatatacaaagagtcacaaagccaggtgctatggctgcagcctctgctctccaaaaggattcatgccatctgtacttagaccaaaccgtaagttccttgcatcctgtgcaaagtttgggaactctctatcgatttttctccattgggagccatcagcagggtgcctcaacatcacgtctttcttacggtcttctttgtgccatcgcaacaacctagcatgctctttatttacgaacaagcgtttcagccgtggtattataggagcataccacataacctcggcgggaaccctcttctggggcgctcgccctcaacatcaccgaggtcatctcgtctgatcttataccgcaatgcggtgcacaccggacatgcatccaaattctcgtactcatcgcggtagaggatgcgatcattaatgcatgcatgtatcttttgcacatctaatcctagagggcggacaatcttcttcgcttcgtacgtctttggcgggcaattcgttaccccttggaagcttcctcttaattattgtcgacaactttccaaatcctgagtcggtgacaccgttctcgccttccattgcaacaatttcggtgtctttgcctagctttttatggccatcttcgcaagttgggtataacaatttgttgtgatcttctatcatcttgtcgaaggccaacctttccttttcgtcacattctctccttgcatcagcaatggcccggccaagatcatcatcgcaggctcatctggtgcctcttgatcttctacttcattgtcttcattgccttctgcagatcATCGTATTcgtgaaattgggataaccgtcatcatcctcttcctcttcgtcattgtcttccatcataacccctctttctccgtgcttggtccaacaataatgcttgggcatgaaaccggatcgcgtaAGGtggtgtgaatgagactcgagtgagcgtaatttacggtattcttgcagtccacacatggacaatacatgaagccaccatgtttgtttgcctccgccacggccataaaattatccaggcccgcagtgaactcgtcaaaccgtcggtcaatgtacatccattgccgattcatctgcatgatataattaagctgatcaaaaccattacagaacatcacgatgtatatatacacatgcattttatcaattgcagatgaaaaggataaagttgttaacctcgatgaagaagaaaaaagcaagttaagtgtggcttgatttgtgtaaactcaagtggcaaatcctcttaagcatttcatcgaacacctcttgtgcatgtgaagaagagaggagagcaatacacccctcttgtgaagaaagtgaaaaaatgaccaagtgtggctcacacttgggcaggggcaaggttatatagccagaggcggggcctttggacccgatttgtattacaaaccgggactaaagggttccccacgactgacacggcctgcggtgccctgcggtggaccctaggaccaaaccgggaccaaaggccactaccggacaagctccagcgggtggggtcgtcctgggcagaaacgaaccgggaccaatgcccccattggacccggtttggttgacatttgcttgggaccaaaggcctcttctccactagtgggtTCAGCGTGCAGTTCACCGCTGGATATGAAAACTGGAAGGCAGTGTCCCTAAAAAAGAATGGTTTTATATACAGCTACTATCGGTATCAAATAATGTGATGTGCTTCATGTACACTTCCTAAGCCGCATCGGGTCAGAAGCTACAAAATCCTATCACGGGAAAGACATAGGGTGTCTTCACTTGTAAGCATGGACGTAATCCTGGAAATAGAAGTTCTTCTCGATGAAGTTCGCGAGCCAGCGGGACGCAGCGAAGCACAAGACGGCAAAGGACACGATGGCGGTTTTATGTACGACCGATGTCACCAGTGTCCCCTTGGCGACAGCGAGGAACCCGACGACAGCGACAGCCGCAACCTGCAGGACTACCTCCAGTGCCTTCATGGCCTTCAATGCCGTGCTGCAGCTCCTGCACTGCGCGACATGTGACCAGTACCTGCGAACACCATTGCAAAATCGACACTGTTGTTATCACTGAATTCTTAGGCGTTCCAAGCTTCAGGTTGCAGTGAAGAATGGTGGTTTGATTTTGTTGTACCTTTCCATGAGTTTGTCTTTGGTTGTAGTCGCCGGCAGCTGATCGACAGTTGGTGCAGCCCATCCGACCTGGCTCTTGCAGTGCTTTCTGAACCAGTTTCGGAAGGCGATAACCATGTTGTCCGACTGCGTGGGCACGTACACAGCTTTCTGCCAGTTCTCAACGCCGGCTGCGGCAAAGTTGCGCTCCTGAAATGAAGCGAGAACAGCAGTGCTTGAGCTCCGTTAGGGTGGATCAAGGTAACTGGATAAGGATCAGAAATTCAGAATTAGAACTGTTACCTCGATGTGGAGGAGGTAAATGTCTGAGTCCAAGATGGCGTTCTGGCCGATGTGGTAGTACCACCGCGGTATGATCTTGTCGAGCCAGACACCGACGTTCCTTGGGAATGCCCAGATCACCCTGCTCTTCCCTGGTGCCACGGGAATGCACATGAACACCAGCATGAACTGaggcttcttctttttcttctcctgCCCAACCCAAGCACAAACGGTGAACTTACGAATAAATGGCGGTTTGTTGTTATCTGAACTATTGCGAGCTCACTTTCATCAGGAATAGTGAGAGAAAGGGCTGATCAATTCATACCTCTCCCTCGGCCTCCCTGGGAAGCGGTGAGCCGTAGAAGGTGCACGGCGCTTCGTACCGGAAGTAGCCGCCGTTCTCCTGCGGCGACAGGAACCCGTTCACGTTCGCCTCCtcgatcttcatcttcatcgGCCCACCACCCTCTATGTCGAACTCAACTGTGCAGAGAAGAACAACAGCTGAATCAGCACTCCCAGTCAGTGACACTGTAAACTGAATAATTCGACAGCGCCGATCATGTCAGGGCAGGGGACATATCTTCCGGGGTCTTCCTTCTTGCGGAGCTTGCCCATCAACCCCTTGTGCGCGTAGGGCACGTGTGCAGGGTCCATGAGGTTCTCCACCAGCACATCGTACCTGCAAATGTCGGAACAGTTGTGATTGAGAGTGCGTGCAATGCAGCTAAGAACAATTAATTGAGGCATGGAGATTCCGGGAAATGTACCCGTAGGAGAGGTCTCTGATGCCGTAGACAGTGACGAAGGAGGGGTCGTCGATCTCCGGGATGAAGGGCGGGCGCTTCCTCTCCAGCACGTCCTGGTGCTCGGCGTCGGCCCTCGGGTAGAACCAGAGGATGTTGTTCTGCACCACGCTCGGGTAGGACGCCACGCACGCCTTGCTGTTCTTGTGCACCTGCCAAGGAAGATTTGGAGTCTGGTTTCGTGATCGGAGGAGGAAGGAGATGGGGATCAATGGCGGGCGGGCGTAATTACGGGTGGGCCGAGTGCGGGGGCCTGCGGGATGAACTGGCAGGAGCCGCGGCCGTCGAAGCACCAGCCGTGGTAGACGCACTGGAGGCGGCCCTTGTCGTCGATCCGGCCCTCGGAGAGCGGGGCCAGGCGGTGCGGGCACGCGTCGTCGAAGACGCGCCACTCGTCGACGGCGCGGTCGTACCAGGCGACCACGCGGAGGCCCAGCACCGTCTTGCCGTGCGGCGCGCCGGGGTCGAGGTCGCACACCGGGGCGAACGGGTACCACTGGTCCAGCCAGTCGAATCGGCCCTCCGAGTCCTCCTCCCCGCCGCCGGACGgagacggcgacggcggcgcctcCGCCGCCACGGCCGAGACCGGCGACGATAGCCGCGCGCGCTGGCgctggcgccgccaccgtcgcgccggcgcgaggcgggcggcggatgGTGGTGCGTTGCTGGCCGCGGTGCGGAGCGGGAGCGACGGGCGCGCGCGCGGGAGGGTGAGGAGGGAGAGGGGATCCATGTGGTGTCGCTGGATCGATCCCACGGTGGCCGACGGCGAGGAGTGGGAGAGGAAGATGTGGCTGTGGAGAGTGGCGCGCGGGCGGGATGGATGCGCGGCCGCGCTGCGGCTGCAGTTCGCCGGCACGACTTATCGCCACGTCTCTCTACCAGTACCGCCTCGCATGGGACACGTGGACTGCGAATCACCGCTTGAGTGTTATATAAGACGAATCGAACAGTAATAAAATCCTAAAACATCCGAAATTATATGTTATGCTTTTTATCTAAAAAATTATGATGCTTTTATCTAAAAATGATGATGGGTTTTCTTGTAAACTGTCTTATTACATTGATAAACTTATCAGATTGTACATTACATCGAAGAAAAGCAAAACACACAAATAACAATGTTTTTTTAACAAGGAAGGGCCCGGAAGCTGCATTCGTTCATTCATTGAAGCGGTGGGCATACAATTACATATATAACCTTAAGGTAACATAAAATTACAACATGATCCTcactttttgcaaaaaaaagtcaTCGGACAGGAATATACAAATGCAATGCATTTCTTTTCCATTGCTGTTGAGCTCAGAGCTCGATGCACGGCCACCAACATCACCGTCGAGGACTACACCACTTGGGGGTGAGGTCAGTGTGTGGCTCCACGCCAAATTCAAAGAAGATCCTTTTGAGTGGCACGtttgaggaggaagaggctcacgCACCCATGGTACAAGAGCGCATAATGGCTACACGTCCGGTCGACAACACCGGCTTGACAACGTCGCCACTGATGAACTCCGCATCACATCATACCTTCAAAAATCTCCCTGGGTGCTCTAGATCTCGGGATAGTATGTTCTCTTCCGCCACCTTGACGGCTTAACTAGCTAGAGCCGCAACACCAAGAGCTCTAAAGCGTTTATTGACAAAGGCTTCGCGGAATCCTTCCCTCACATGAAGCCACCGCCAAGGTAGCCTCCCGATGGCCGAGTGCAGTGACCTCCTAGCACCACACATTTGTGCAAGCGAGAAAAACTTCCATGACATGAAGGCAAAATCCAAAAAGGCAGCCAACAACTTACAACTAAGGCTGAAACTACACCTGCATACAAGAGGAAGCCATCCTCCCTTCCACCTTCCACTACAACCAGCGAGGCCGCCgtaggagagagaagagaagctagAGCATCAAAGCGGACTCTCAACGGGATGGGGAAGGATTGTTACATTAAAAGTTATACAACGGCTTCATCGTTCACATCTTGATGTTCCTCCAAAACTACACGTAAGAAATTTTAGAAAATCAAGCATACACAAACTAGACTTAACCTTAAATGTTTATTTTAACAAAAGAAGGGTCTCGAAGGACCCCTGCGTTGTATTAAAAATGAAGCAGATGTACACAATGCCTAACAACAAGACCTTGAACAACATAGAAATTACAAACCGATCCCTAGATTTTGATAGAACTGCCTCAAACTGGAAACCTAAAACGCGATTAGATCCTTGCCTCCCCTTGAGATCCACCTCAGGGGGGCGATGCCACTTTGAACATCGAGGTTTCCATAGCTCTAGGACATGGCCTTCCCATGAAAGCAACACATCCTCCATGTTGGCATTACACAAGGAGGTTGAAGATTGCAAACATACTAAGTCGTCGCCTCACACGGTGACCTTTCGGCCAGACTAGTTACCGGATCAACGAAGATTGTTCTTCGATCACTTGATAGCTTGCGACATAGCTTCGTAGCCAAGCCCGATGAGGCAGAACTCCAAAAAAATGGCCCTTTGTTGGCCAATAGATGTCGTGGCGAATTGGAGGAGGCCATCCACCGACCGTACCATTTGAATCCTTTCCAAGGAAAACACTAAAGATGATCATGAACCAggtttttggctaattttttcaaGGGCTGGGGGCGGTGCCCCCCCCCCCGAAGTACACATAACTCCACCTCTGCTATTGTGGAAGAAGTTAGCGAGCACAAAAAATGAACATGAGAACTACATGCAACACTAGACTCACTACAAGAGGAACCATCATATTACAACACATGTGCTGGTGGTGGCATGGTGCTGGTTAGGGTGCGCTGCTGCTACTACTACCCCCTCGACCTTGGCGATGGCGGCACGGTGCCgcgacgcaaccccggcgtcaacTTCTTCTACTGCTGCAATTGCAATGTGAGCTAATCCTCCCCTCATCTCTGCCTATGACCATGATGTCCTGTGTCGTACAATTGTTGCTGGATACCTGTGTGTAATTCAATGCCTATAATTACTACATCTACTGCATATGATGGTAATTCATATGTGAAGTGACATGCTTTCCTTTTGGATGAATTAATCAGCCAAAGCATGTGTGGTCTATGTTAACCCCTGTTTGGGTGATTTACTCATCCAAATATAATTTGCTTGTTGTGTTATTATCTCTGATAAAACTGAAGCTTGACAGTTTCAGTTTAAACCTTATCATAAGCCTGCTCTTGGCTAATTATTATGTACTGATGGTTATGTACTTTGGCATTTGTATGGATATATACAATGATCTTATGATCCTCTAGATACTCCTTTATGTGATCTATATTTTGGTAAAGTGTTGTAGTACTGGTATTTGATAAGAACAGCTACATACATGCTTGTCCAGG
It includes:
- the LOC127292288 gene encoding protochlorophyllide-dependent translocon component 52, chloroplastic, with the protein product MDPLSLLTLPRARPSLPLRTAASNAPPSAARLAPARRWRRQRQRARLSSPVSAVAAEAPPSPSPSGGGEEDSEGRFDWLDQWYPFAPVCDLDPGAPHGKTVLGLRVVAWYDRAVDEWRVFDDACPHRLAPLSEGRIDDKGRLQCVYHGWCFDGRGSCQFIPQAPALGPPVHKNSKACVASYPSVVQNNILWFYPRADAEHQDVLERKRPPFIPEIDDPSFVTVYGIRDLSYGYDVLVENLMDPAHVPYAHKGLMGKLRKKEDPGRVEFDIEGGGPMKMKIEEANVNGFLSPQENGGYFRYEAPCTFYGSPLPREAEGEEKKKKKPQFMLVFMCIPVAPGKSRVIWAFPRNVGVWLDKIIPRWYYHIGQNAILDSDIYLLHIEERNFAAAGVENWQKAVYVPTQSDNMVIAFRNWFRKHCKSQVGWAAPTVDQLPATTTKDKLMERYWSHVAQCRSCSTALKAMKALEVVLQVAAVAVVGFLAVAKGTLVTSVVHKTAIVSFAVLCFAASRWLANFIEKNFYFQDYVHAYK